A stretch of Canis lupus baileyi chromosome 7, mCanLup2.hap1, whole genome shotgun sequence DNA encodes these proteins:
- the GNMT gene encoding glycine N-methyltransferase gives MVDSVYRTRSLGVAAEGLPDQYADGEAARVWQLYIGDTRSRTAEYKAWLLGLLRQHGCQRVLDVACGTGVDSIMLVEEGFSVTSVDASDKMLKYALKERWNRRHEPAFDKWVIEEANWMTLDKDVPQPPGGAFDAVICLGNSFAHLPDCKGDQSEHRLALKNIASMVRSGGLLVIDHRNYDHILSTGCAPPGKNIYYKSDLTKDITTSVLTVNNKAHMVTLDYTVQVPGAGQDGSPGLSKFRLSYYPHRLASFTELLRAAFGGKCQHSVLGDFKPYKPGQASIPCYFIHVLKRTD, from the exons ATGGTGGACAGCGTGTACCGCACCCGCTCCCTGGGGGTGGCGGCCGAAGGGCTCCCGGACCAGTACGCGGACGGGGAGGCGGCGCGCGTGTGGCAGCTCTACATCGGGGACACCCGCAGCCGCACGGCCGAGTACAAGGCCTGGCTGCTCGGGCTGCTGCGCCAGCACGGCTGCCAACGGGTGCTCGACGTGGCCTGCGGCACCGG GGTGGACTCCATCATGCTGGTGGAAGAGGGCTTCAGCGTGACCAGTGTGGATGCCAGTGACAAGATGCTGAAGTATGCACTTAAAGAGCGCTGGAACCGGCGGCACGAGCCAGCCTTCGACAAGTGGG TCATTGAAGAAGCCAACTGGATGACTCTGGACAAAGATGTGCCCCAGCCACCAGGGGGTGCCTTCGATGCTGTCATCTGCCTTGGAAACAGCTTTGCCCACTTGCCAGACTGCAAAG GAGATCAGAGTGAGCACCGGCTGGCACTGAAGAACATCGCGAGCATGGTGCGGTCAGGGGGCCTGCTGGTCATTGACCATCGCAACTATGACCACATCCTCAGCACAGGCTGTGCACCCCCAGGAAAGAACATCTACTATAAG AGCGACTTGACCAAGGACATCACCACATCAGTGCTGACAGTGAACAACAAGGCCCACATGGTGACCCTGGACTATACAGTGCAGGTGCCAGGGGCTGGTCAGGATGGTTCTCCTGGCTTGAG TAAGTTCCGGCTGTCCTACTACCCGCACCGTTTGGCTTCCTTCACGGAGTTGCTACGAGCAGCCTTTGGGGGCAAGTGCCAGCACAGCGTCCTGGGTGACTTCAAGCCTTACAAGCCGGGCCAGGCCTCCATTCCTTGCTATTTTATCCATGTGCTCAAGAGGACGGACTGA